ATCGCCTGAAGTGTTCCCTGGCTCGCCTCGGCTTGGTACGGCGTATACGCGGTAAGAAATTCCCCCCTTGAGATCAGCGATTCGACGGCCTGCGGGATATAATGCTCGTACGCGCCGCCGCCAAGGAAGGAAACCAGTTTCTGGGTAGAATAATCCTTCCCTGCCTTATCAAGCATGAGCTTTTTCAGCTCAAGTTCGGAGATGCCTTCGGCCAGATCGAGCTTCTGCAGGCGAAACTCTTTGGGGATGGCGCTGAAAAGATCTTCTGAGGATGCCGCTCCTATAACGCCGAGCATCTCTTTCTTATCTTTATCGGTATGGGGCGAGTACTTCAAATCAATGCGCTCCGGTCTTTATGAATTCCAGGTAATCCTTTTGCGTCATCAGTGAATCTGCCTCGGACTTGTCCTTTATCTCGATCGCGAAGAACCAGCCCTCTTCATAGGGCGACTTGTTGACCAGAGAAGGGTCCTTTTCGACCGCATCGTTCGCTTTTATTATCTTCCCGGACACCGGGGCGTATATCGAGAAGGCGGCCTTTACCGATTCCACTACCGCGGCTTCGCCTGCCTTCGCAACTTCTTTACCGATTTTAGGAAGTTCGACGAAGACAACGTCGGTTATCTCTTTCTGGGCGTGGTCTGTTATGCCTACGTAACCGGTGTTGCCCTCGACCCTAAGCCATTCATGCGTCTTCGTAAAACGCAGTTTCTCCAGATCGACCATTATTTCTTCCTCCTGCTTGTCCCGCGCTAATTTTTGGCGCGGCGATAAAATGGCGTCTCAACAACTACGGCCTTCTTCTTTTCGCCGTGGACTATCACATCGAAAGTCCCGCCGGTCTTGGAATCTTCCGGCGCGACATAAGCAAAACCTATATTTTCTTTCAAGGTGGGCGAATAAGTCCCGCTCGTAACTATGCCGGCACTCTTCCCGCCCTTTTCTATGGCATATCCGGTGCGAGGAATGGCTTTGTCGAGCATCTTAAATCCCACCAATACCTCTTTAATCCCCTTCGCCTTCCTCTCGAGTATAGCTTTTTTGCCGATGAAATCCTTGCTGAGGTCGAGAGTCCTCTCCAGCCCCGACTCTAACGGCGTCTTTGATTCGTCGGTATCGACGCCATAAAGCGGGCATCCCGCCTCGAGCCTTAAGGTGTCCCTCGAGCCCAGCCCGGCCGGGATGAGGCCATATCCTTTCCCGGAGGCCAGGATATCGTTCCAGACCTTTATGCACTTGCCTGCCGGTATGAACATCTCGAACCCGTCCTCGCCTGTGTATCCGCTCCTCGAAAGGAGCGCGTAAGAACCGTAGACTTCGGTCTCGACAAAATGGCGGTGTTTGAGCTGGTCGATGTAGGCTTTACAAAAGTGAGACAATATCTGCTGCGAGGCCGGCCCCTGGATAGCTATCCCTCCGAGCGAATCGTTTATATCTTTTATATCGACCCCTTCCGTTTTATGGGACCGTATCCACGCGAGGTCTTTTTCGAAGGTCGAGGCGTTCACGATAAGGATATACCTGTCTTTACCCGCGTTATATATGAAGGCGTCATCAAGGGTCCCGCCGTTATCGTTACATAACGGGGAATAGACTATACCTCCCGGGAGGGCCTTTTCTATATTGTTAGTGAAGATCTTCTGAAGGAATTCTTTCGAGGACTTTCCGGAGACTTCGAGCTTTCCGAGGTGGGAGATATCAAAAAGCCCGGCTTTTGTGCGGGTGGCGTTATGCTCCTCAATAATGCTCGTATACTGGATGGGTAAAAGCCAGCCGTGGAAAGAAACGATCTTCGCGTTAAGACCCTTGTGCGCCTCGTAGAGGGGGGTCTTCCTGTCTTCAGTGGAAGTCATCTATTATTCTTCTAGCTCTATGCTTATCCTGGCGTCTATCGCCATGCTTCCGCCTTTCCCTTCAGCCGGGAAGACCTTAAGCGGGTTTATGTCGAGCTCTTTTATCATGGGGAAATCCGTGACCAGTTGCGAAAGCCTGAGCAGCCCTTCTTTTATCGAATCTATATCCGCGGGTTTCTCGCCGCGGGCGCCTTTAAGGAGCGCGGCCGATTTTATCGAATCTACCATTTCAGCAGCCTCGCGCGGCAGTATCGGGGCTATCCTGAAAGACACGTCCTTGAGCACCTCGACGTAGATGCCGCCGAGCCCGAACATAAGCATCGGCCCGAATTGCGCGTCTTTCGACATGCCCAGTATGACCTCTTTCCCTCCCGAGACCATCTCCTGGACGAGGACGCCGAGGATATTCGCGTTCGGCACCGCAGCCTTGGACTTCTCTATTATCTCATCAAACGCCGCTTCGACTTCCTTCGCATCCTTGAGCCCGACCTTGACCCCTCCCACGTCCGATTTATGAAGTATATCAGGCGAGGATATCTTCATCACGACCGGAAAACCGGTCTTCTCGGCCGCGGAGCGCGCCTCGGCCGCAGTCTTAGCAAGGGTACTCTTAGGCAGCCTGAACCCGTAACTTTCTATGATATCGCGCGCGGTATATTCGGGAATCTCTTTCTGCCCGGACTTGGCTGCCGCGTCGAGGATCTTTTTTACCCTGTCCTTGTCGACCTTGAAGGCCTTTACGTCCTCCTTGGGGAGGTCGAGCATCTTCTTGTATTTGACCATTATGTTGAACGCTGATATGGCGCGTTCGGGGAAAAGGAAATTCGGTATTTTATTGTCCTGCAGGATATTCGTGCCCTTCTCGACCAGCCTGCCGCCGATGAAACTCGTGAATATGGGTTTGCTGTCCTTGCTGGCCACAAGGACGTCGGCGGTTTCCTTTATCTTGCTGTTGCTCTGGGGCGTCAGTATCACTATAAGCCCGTTGACATTCGGATCTTTTAGAAGAGTGTTTACCGCGACCTTGTACCTCTGGTCATCGGCATCGCCTATGACGTCTACGGGATTATTCAGCGCGGCTGTCTTGGGAAGCGCCCCCCTCAGGTAATCGACCGTCTCTTTGCTCAGGGGCGCGACTTTCGCGAACTGCGAACGCTCGACCGCGTCGACCGCGATTATCCCCGGCCCGCCGGCATTCGTTATTATCGCGAGGTTCGGGCCCTGCGGGAGCTTCTGGTATGAAAAAGCCACGGCGTAATCGAAAAGGTCCGCGATCGTCCTTGCGCGTATTATGCCTGTCTGCGCGAACGCTGCGTCAAACGCGGCATCGGAGCCCGCAAGGCTCCCGGTATGGCTTGAAGCGGCC
The DNA window shown above is from Candidatus Omnitrophota bacterium and carries:
- the gcvH gene encoding glycine cleavage system protein GcvH, translating into MVDLEKLRFTKTHEWLRVEGNTGYVGITDHAQKEITDVVFVELPKIGKEVAKAGEAAVVESVKAAFSIYAPVSGKIIKANDAVEKDPSLVNKSPYEEGWFFAIEIKDKSEADSLMTQKDYLEFIKTGAH
- the gcvT gene encoding glycine cleavage system aminomethyltransferase GcvT, with product MTSTEDRKTPLYEAHKGLNAKIVSFHGWLLPIQYTSIIEEHNATRTKAGLFDISHLGKLEVSGKSSKEFLQKIFTNNIEKALPGGIVYSPLCNDNGGTLDDAFIYNAGKDRYILIVNASTFEKDLAWIRSHKTEGVDIKDINDSLGGIAIQGPASQQILSHFCKAYIDQLKHRHFVETEVYGSYALLSRSGYTGEDGFEMFIPAGKCIKVWNDILASGKGYGLIPAGLGSRDTLRLEAGCPLYGVDTDESKTPLESGLERTLDLSKDFIGKKAILERKAKGIKEVLVGFKMLDKAIPRTGYAIEKGGKSAGIVTSGTYSPTLKENIGFAYVAPEDSKTGGTFDVIVHGEKKKAVVVETPFYRRAKN
- a CDS encoding acetate--CoA ligase family protein — its product is MSSNGLDRLFNPRSIAVIGASPKKGKIGHDVLFNLKEYGYKGKIYPINPKDTEVMGDKAYPSVLDVKEDIDLAVFAIPAAGVIEVMKECGKKGIKAAIVITAGFKETGPEGKKLELELAAVAKEYGVRVLGPNCLGFISSTAHLNASFAAISPLPGDIAFFSQSGALCTAILDWAVKEKIGFSKFVSIGNKADISETDLLKALGEDPDTKVVLGYIEDVKDGHEFMRVAREVTAKKPVIICKAGGSKAGAKAASSHTGSLAGSDAAFDAAFAQTGIIRARTIADLFDYAVAFSYQKLPQGPNLAIITNAGGPGIIAVDAVERSQFAKVAPLSKETVDYLRGALPKTAALNNPVDVIGDADDQRYKVAVNTLLKDPNVNGLIVILTPQSNSKIKETADVLVASKDSKPIFTSFIGGRLVEKGTNILQDNKIPNFLFPERAISAFNIMVKYKKMLDLPKEDVKAFKVDKDRVKKILDAAAKSGQKEIPEYTARDIIESYGFRLPKSTLAKTAAEARSAAEKTGFPVVMKISSPDILHKSDVGGVKVGLKDAKEVEAAFDEIIEKSKAAVPNANILGVLVQEMVSGGKEVILGMSKDAQFGPMLMFGLGGIYVEVLKDVSFRIAPILPREAAEMVDSIKSAALLKGARGEKPADIDSIKEGLLRLSQLVTDFPMIKELDINPLKVFPAEGKGGSMAIDARISIELEE